Proteins encoded together in one Caminicella sporogenes DSM 14501 window:
- a CDS encoding SHOCT domain-containing protein, translated as MRKKVDRMTTETLEYVMSIAILKELLKKKLINEEEFRKIDILNRNTFNK; from the coding sequence ATGAGAAAGAAGGTAGATAGAATGACTACAGAAACACTCGAGTATGTAATGAGTATAGCTATATTAAAAGAACTTTTAAAAAAGAAACTTATTAATGAAGAAGAATTTCGTAAGATTGATATATTAAATAGAAATACCTTTAACAAATAG
- a CDS encoding site-specific DNA-methyltransferase, translating to MKRTEELKILPIDELIPYANNVRTHSKEQIKKLRSSLREFGFINPVLIDKDKNIIAGHGRIIAAKEEGIKEVPCVLVEHLTEAQKKAYILADNRLALDAGWDNELLALELENLKELDFDIDLTGFNAAEIDELFSNIHDKEVSGDDFDVDAALEKEPISKHGDIWILGKHRLICGDSTKAEIYEKLMEGKKANLVVTDLPYNVDYEGTAGKIKNDNMSDKEFYEFLLKAFKNMFENMIDGAPIYVFHADRETVNFRTAFKDAGFFCHQTCIWVKNTPVLSRCDYLYTHEPILYGWKPTTGHKFYADRKQRTVWSFDRPTKSELHPTMKPIPLLAYPIKNSSLANCIVLDPFGGSGSTLIACEQTNRICYTVELDEKYVDVIVKRYVEYVGKDDDVFLIRDGEKIAYRDINITK from the coding sequence GTGAAAAGAACAGAAGAATTAAAAATATTACCCATAGATGAACTCATCCCATATGCTAATAATGTTAGAACCCATAGCAAAGAGCAGATAAAAAAGCTTAGAAGCAGTCTACGTGAATTCGGTTTTATCAATCCAGTACTTATTGATAAGGATAAAAATATAATTGCCGGCCACGGCAGAATAATAGCAGCAAAAGAAGAAGGAATAAAAGAAGTACCCTGCGTATTAGTGGAGCATTTAACCGAGGCTCAGAAGAAAGCATATATCCTGGCTGATAACAGGTTAGCTCTAGATGCTGGCTGGGATAATGAGCTGTTAGCTTTGGAACTTGAAAATTTAAAAGAACTTGATTTTGATATAGACCTTACTGGATTTAATGCTGCAGAGATAGATGAATTATTCTCGAATATTCACGATAAAGAAGTGTCTGGTGATGATTTTGATGTAGATGCAGCATTAGAGAAAGAACCAATATCAAAGCATGGTGATATATGGATACTTGGAAAACATAGACTTATCTGTGGGGACAGTACTAAAGCAGAAATCTATGAGAAGCTTATGGAAGGAAAGAAGGCGAATCTGGTTGTGACGGACCTACCATATAATGTGGATTATGAAGGAACAGCTGGTAAAATCAAAAATGATAACATGTCTGATAAAGAATTCTATGAATTTTTATTAAAAGCTTTTAAAAATATGTTTGAAAATATGATTGATGGAGCTCCTATTTATGTTTTCCATGCAGATAGAGAAACTGTTAATTTTAGAACTGCTTTCAAAGACGCTGGTTTCTTTTGCCATCAAACTTGTATATGGGTAAAAAATACTCCAGTGCTTAGTCGATGCGATTATCTATATACCCATGAGCCTATTTTGTATGGATGGAAACCGACTACAGGACACAAATTTTATGCAGATCGCAAGCAAAGAACAGTATGGAGCTTCGATAGGCCTACTAAATCAGAACTCCATCCAACAATGAAGCCAATACCTTTACTAGCATATCCAATTAAAAATTCCAGTCTTGCTAATTGTATCGTATTAGACCCTTTTGGCGGTTCGGGGAGTACTTTGATTGCTTGCGAGCAAACTAATAGAATTTGCTATACTGTGGAGCTGGATGAAAAGTATGTGGATGTTATTGTTAAAAGATATGTAGAGTATGTTGGAAAAGATGATGATGTATTTTTGATTAGAGATGGAGAGAAAATAGCTTATAGAGATATCAATATAACAAAATAA
- a CDS encoding nucleotidyl transferase AbiEii/AbiGii toxin family protein: protein MADIAASVLAKLKNKSRKDGIQLQQLLNLFCQGEFIRRLSQSRYRDNLILKGGFLLYSISEFTARPTVDADYLLKNYSNNLDSIEVLVREVISSPSENDYIKFEIRGLKIIGETKEYHGIRVNLTGIIGKTKTPFSIDFGVGDVIIPSAVERTLPVILPEFEKPKVLTYSLESTVAEKLDAIISLMEATGRMKDFYDIYYLAITFDFDGRKLQEAIYETLSNRGTPYEKDSVTAIFRLSKDAEIQKRWNNFCKKVLKYELNLSDVVKVIIDFVLPPYQSMIYEDEFFKNWRCKDRKYV, encoded by the coding sequence ATGGCTGATATTGCAGCATCAGTTTTAGCTAAGTTGAAAAATAAGTCAAGAAAAGATGGCATTCAGCTTCAACAATTATTAAATCTATTTTGTCAAGGGGAATTTATTCGAAGATTGTCACAATCCAGATATAGAGATAACCTCATCCTTAAAGGAGGATTTTTGTTATATTCAATTAGTGAATTCACTGCGAGACCGACAGTTGATGCAGATTATCTTTTGAAAAATTATTCGAATAACTTGGATTCTATAGAAGTGCTTGTTAGAGAAGTTATCTCTTCACCTAGTGAAAATGACTATATTAAGTTTGAAATCAGAGGGTTAAAAATAATCGGTGAAACTAAAGAATATCATGGGATAAGAGTTAATCTTACAGGTATCATTGGAAAGACAAAGACACCTTTTAGTATTGATTTTGGGGTTGGAGATGTTATTATACCATCAGCAGTTGAAAGGACTCTGCCTGTCATTTTACCAGAGTTTGAGAAACCTAAAGTCTTGACTTATTCTTTAGAATCTACTGTAGCAGAGAAATTAGATGCTATCATATCGTTAATGGAAGCTACAGGACGTATGAAAGATTTTTATGACATATATTATTTAGCCATAACATTTGATTTTGATGGTAGAAAACTTCAAGAAGCTATTTATGAAACGCTGTCTAATCGAGGGACACCATATGAAAAGGACTCTGTTACAGCTATTTTTAGACTATCAAAGGATGCTGAAATCCAGAAAAGGTGGAATAATTTTTGTAAAAAAGTATTGAAATATGAACTAAACCTTAGTGACGTAGTTAAGGTGATTATTGATTTCGTATTACCACCATACCAATCAATGATTTATGAGGACGAATTTTTTAAGAATTGGAGATGTAAAGATAGAAAATATGTTTAG
- a CDS encoding recombinase family protein codes for MKKIRTIPAKSHKGNDTLNKETKLKVCAYCRVSTGSSKQAESFETQISYYERYIKNNPKWEFVGIYADKGISGTTAARRTEFNRMIKDCEKGNIDLIITKSISRFAKNTADCLEVVRFLRSLNVGVYFERENINTLGAESELILSVLNSIAQDESRNMSENIKWAIQKRFKEGKVNVATKRFLGYDLNDEGELVINPQEAEIVRRIYREYLDGKSMNEIKNGLDRDGIKTITGKEKWQENTIKVILSNEKYYGDALLQKTVTLDYLTHKRKRNDGESPKYLVKNHHEPIISKEEFDRVQEIMADRAAKYGNIPEVRHKYNKRYAFSGKIICGNCTGVFKRRTWNSKSPSRQIVWQCSTYIKEGKDACSMKAVDDMTLKAVFVRAFNRFYANREQFLSIFMKNVEKGFENKNTENSEVQRQIQNIAEDIKKLIRLQIEGKISTEDYEKNYMELKKQLDKLKKTQSDNSAYKKKQPRVTALNE; via the coding sequence TTGAAAAAGATAAGGACCATTCCAGCAAAAAGTCATAAAGGAAATGATACTTTAAATAAGGAAACAAAGCTAAAGGTATGCGCCTACTGCAGAGTCAGTACAGGAAGCAGTAAACAGGCTGAATCCTTTGAAACTCAGATTTCATACTATGAAAGATATATTAAAAATAACCCCAAATGGGAGTTTGTAGGGATATATGCAGATAAAGGAATATCAGGTACCACAGCGGCTAGAAGAACAGAATTTAATAGGATGATTAAAGATTGTGAGAAAGGAAATATAGATTTAATTATTACTAAATCAATCTCAAGATTTGCTAAAAACACAGCTGATTGTCTAGAAGTAGTAAGATTCCTAAGAAGTCTTAATGTAGGCGTTTATTTTGAAAGAGAAAATATTAATACCTTAGGGGCTGAAAGTGAATTAATACTCAGTGTATTAAATTCAATTGCCCAGGATGAGTCGAGGAATATGTCGGAAAACATTAAATGGGCTATTCAAAAAAGATTTAAAGAAGGTAAGGTTAATGTTGCTACTAAAAGGTTCTTAGGCTATGACTTAAATGATGAGGGTGAACTTGTAATAAATCCACAGGAAGCTGAGATTGTAAGAAGGATTTATAGGGAGTATCTTGATGGAAAAAGTATGAATGAAATTAAAAATGGTCTTGATAGGGATGGAATAAAAACAATAACAGGAAAAGAAAAGTGGCAAGAAAACACTATTAAAGTAATTCTTAGTAATGAAAAATACTATGGTGATGCTTTACTGCAAAAGACAGTAACCCTTGATTACCTTACTCACAAAAGAAAACGAAATGATGGTGAAAGTCCGAAATATTTAGTTAAAAATCATCATGAGCCTATCATATCAAAAGAAGAGTTTGACAGAGTACAGGAAATAATGGCTGATAGGGCTGCAAAGTATGGAAATATTCCTGAAGTTAGACATAAATACAATAAAAGATACGCTTTTAGTGGAAAGATTATATGTGGTAACTGCACAGGAGTATTTAAAAGAAGAACTTGGAACAGTAAATCACCAAGCAGACAAATTGTCTGGCAGTGCAGTACTTATATAAAGGAAGGGAAAGATGCCTGTAGCATGAAGGCTGTTGATGATATGACTTTAAAGGCAGTTTTTGTTAGGGCTTTTAATAGATTTTATGCAAATAGAGAACAGTTTTTATCAATCTTTATGAAAAATGTGGAGAAGGGTTTTGAAAATAAAAATACTGAAAACTCAGAGGTGCAAAGACAGATACAAAACATTGCCGAGGATATTAAAAAGCTTATACGCCTTCAAATAGAGGGAAAGATTTCTACAGAAGATTATGAGAAAAATTATATGGAGCTTAAAAAGCAGCTGGATAAATTAAAGAAAACACAATCAGATAATTCAGCTTATAAAAAAAAACAACCAAGAGTTACAGCTTTAAATGAATAA
- a CDS encoding type IV toxin-antitoxin system AbiEi family antitoxin domain-containing protein, whose translation MIKKDILYNEFKKHGGVLKTSELNAIGLSSRQIKKLLDDNVITKIKRGYYELSDNIYPEEIIIARLFPQAVIFLESALMYYGYTDRIPSAWQIAVDRDSEKSQYKIDYPLIEPFYLEPKFLKIGLNTIQVEGVAIKIFDRDRTICDVLRYENKLEREVFSNAIKRYVNDHNKNVRKLFEYAEIFNIKKKVQTYIGVWL comes from the coding sequence ATGATTAAAAAAGATATTCTTTATAATGAATTTAAAAAACATGGAGGAGTTCTAAAAACATCAGAGCTTAATGCTATTGGGCTTTCAAGCCGACAAATAAAAAAGCTTCTAGATGATAATGTTATTACAAAGATTAAGCGCGGCTATTATGAACTATCAGATAATATTTATCCAGAAGAAATAATTATAGCAAGACTATTCCCTCAAGCAGTAATTTTTCTTGAAAGTGCACTTATGTACTATGGATATACAGACAGAATACCGTCAGCATGGCAAATAGCAGTTGATAGGGATAGTGAAAAAAGTCAGTATAAAATCGATTATCCACTAATAGAGCCTTTTTATCTAGAACCAAAGTTTTTAAAGATTGGCCTAAATACAATTCAAGTAGAAGGTGTCGCGATCAAGATATTTGATCGTGATCGGACCATATGTGATGTTCTGAGGTATGAGAATAAGCTGGAGAGAGAAGTATTTAGCAATGCAATTAAACGTTATGTGAATGATCACAATAAAAATGTGAGAAAGCTATTTGAATACGCTGAAATATTTAATATCAAGAAAAAGGTACAAACCTATATTGGAGTGTGGTTGTAA
- a CDS encoding type II toxin-antitoxin system PemK/MazF family toxin: MARSIDLSKTQQYLEWLKTKLYLDSNASRASKRVVKRGEVYRCNLGLGIGSEECKERPCVILQSDAGNVTSPNTIVAPITHTKSTLPVVVPIANKYNESGEIILDGNVLLGNIVCVSKARLGDFVTKLDSSEMDAVDEAIAISVDIKRHYDKLKNILDDKLVYIGKLKDKISNLENELSKKEEELNRFILIKQEFGIEDMQEFEKQIRDAFLKQSLDKKE, encoded by the coding sequence ATGGCAAGAAGTATTGATTTATCAAAGACACAACAATACCTAGAGTGGTTAAAGACAAAATTATACCTTGATTCAAATGCCAGTAGGGCAAGTAAAAGAGTTGTTAAAAGAGGTGAGGTTTATAGATGTAATCTAGGTCTAGGAATTGGTAGTGAAGAGTGTAAGGAGAGACCGTGCGTAATTCTTCAAAGCGATGCTGGTAATGTTACATCACCTAATACAATAGTTGCACCAATAACCCATACGAAGTCTACATTACCTGTAGTGGTACCAATTGCTAATAAATATAACGAATCTGGAGAAATTATTTTAGATGGTAATGTGCTATTAGGTAATATAGTATGTGTAAGTAAGGCACGATTAGGAGACTTTGTAACAAAACTAGATTCATCTGAGATGGATGCTGTAGATGAAGCTATAGCAATTTCTGTAGATATAAAGCGTCATTATGATAAACTGAAAAATATTCTAGATGATAAATTAGTGTATATAGGGAAACTTAAAGACAAAATTAGCAATTTAGAAAATGAGTTATCTAAGAAAGAAGAGGAATTAAATCGCTTTATTTTAATTAAACAAGAGTTTGGGATTGAGGATATGCAGGAATTTGAAAAACAAATAAGAGATGCCTTTTTAAAACAATCACTAGACAAAAAGGAATAA
- a CDS encoding HNH endonuclease, whose translation MPRKPKRMCSFPGCPELTEGRYCEKHQKEETKKYNRKRKYKKLYNSSSWQRLRKKVLTKHPLCVECEEKGRLTPATVVDHIVPHHGNEALFWDEDNLQSLCKSCHDRKTAKEDGRWGRKNKVYTY comes from the coding sequence ATGCCAAGAAAACCAAAGCGCATGTGCAGCTTCCCAGGCTGCCCAGAACTGACGGAAGGAAGGTATTGTGAGAAACATCAGAAGGAAGAGACAAAGAAATATAACAGAAAAAGAAAATATAAAAAACTCTATAACAGCAGTAGCTGGCAAAGGTTAAGAAAAAAGGTATTAACAAAGCATCCTCTCTGTGTAGAGTGTGAAGAGAAAGGAAGACTTACTCCAGCAACTGTAGTGGACCACATTGTACCTCATCATGGTAATGAAGCTTTGTTTTGGGATGAAGATAACCTTCAGTCACTTTGTAAATCATGTCACGATAGGAAAACAGCAAAAGAAGATGGTCGGTGGGGGAGAAAAAATAAAGTTTATACTTATTAA
- a CDS encoding phage terminase small subunit P27 family yields MATRGRKPKPTALKVLEGNPGKRPLNKNEPKPEKKAPRCPSWLEPEAKKEWKRMAKTLEAIGILTKVDAAAFAGYCQAYAMWKEAEEFLSKHGTIFKTPSGYIQQVPQVSIAQTYLKIMKDF; encoded by the coding sequence ATGGCGACACGAGGAAGAAAACCAAAACCAACTGCTTTAAAGGTTCTAGAAGGCAATCCGGGAAAAAGACCTCTTAACAAAAATGAACCCAAGCCAGAGAAGAAGGCACCAAGGTGTCCGTCATGGCTTGAACCTGAAGCTAAAAAAGAATGGAAACGAATGGCTAAGACTTTAGAAGCCATAGGAATACTAACTAAGGTAGACGCAGCTGCATTTGCAGGGTATTGTCAAGCTTATGCCATGTGGAAGGAAGCCGAGGAGTTTTTATCAAAACATGGAACTATATTTAAAACTCCATCCGGATATATTCAGCAGGTACCACAGGTATCTATTGCCCAAACATACCTTAAAATAATGAAGGATTTTTAG
- a CDS encoding virulence-related protein produces MSRKEIVKALETYFGVKANYLGAPTFAYQLKTEDEIYTIDREGKIIKASGEEVKLIEIFNLTKNTEANDSEEFDAKTYFEVNLPMEDHSGRTLRNLVNMIYSKQALIKKAFEIEEDLVKEDFSIGINEVKIETLEDFKTALEDIGERSCPGVEFDFCEKTITFKFLQGEENTEKVKVYKQFVSILNENAKKLKYASVKVKLTDNEKYTFRTWLLRLGMIGDEYKFARKELLKNLSGNGAFRKVKPKVKNEVEKNN; encoded by the coding sequence ATGAGTAGAAAGGAAATTGTAAAGGCATTAGAAACATACTTTGGAGTTAAAGCAAATTACTTAGGAGCACCAACCTTTGCATACCAACTGAAAACAGAAGATGAAATCTACACTATTGATAGAGAAGGGAAAATTATAAAAGCATCAGGAGAAGAAGTAAAACTTATTGAAATTTTTAATTTAACAAAGAACACTGAAGCAAATGACAGTGAAGAATTTGATGCAAAGACATACTTTGAAGTAAATCTTCCAATGGAAGATCACAGCGGCAGAACCTTAAGGAATCTAGTCAACATGATTTACAGCAAACAAGCTCTTATTAAAAAAGCCTTTGAGATTGAAGAAGATTTAGTAAAAGAGGATTTTTCCATCGGTATTAATGAAGTCAAAATTGAAACCTTAGAAGATTTTAAAACTGCCCTTGAAGATATAGGTGAAAGAAGCTGCCCGGGAGTAGAATTTGATTTTTGTGAGAAGACAATAACTTTCAAATTTTTACAAGGAGAAGAAAATACTGAAAAGGTTAAAGTTTATAAGCAGTTTGTATCCATTTTAAATGAAAACGCTAAAAAATTAAAATATGCTTCAGTAAAAGTTAAACTTACAGATAATGAAAAATACACTTTTAGAACATGGCTTTTAAGACTAGGGATGATTGGGGATGAATATAAGTTTGCAAGAAAAGAACTACTTAAAAATCTATCAGGTAATGGAGCTTTTAGAAAAGTAAAACCTAAAGTTAAAAATGAAGTAGAAAAAAATAACTAG
- a CDS encoding DUF1492 domain-containing protein, which produces MKAKEYLSQVYKINQRIDSKLEQLEVLKSLAMKVNTCFTHTKVSGENNEKSRMENTIVKIIDLSHEINDEVDRFIDLKAEIMETIHKVEDVNCQLLLEKRYINGKSWDEISKELNYSIRGVFKIHSKALKEIDKILKVCSKVQ; this is translated from the coding sequence ATGAAAGCTAAAGAATATTTGTCGCAGGTTTATAAAATTAATCAAAGAATAGACAGCAAGCTTGAACAGTTAGAAGTACTAAAGAGTTTAGCCATGAAGGTGAATACTTGTTTTACTCATACGAAAGTTTCCGGTGAAAATAATGAAAAGAGTCGCATGGAAAATACCATTGTAAAAATTATTGATTTAAGCCATGAGATAAATGATGAGGTAGATAGGTTTATAGATCTTAAAGCAGAGATTATGGAAACTATTCATAAAGTAGAAGATGTAAATTGCCAGTTGTTACTGGAAAAAAGGTATATTAACGGAAAGTCATGGGATGAAATTTCAAAGGAATTGAATTACAGTATAAGAGGAGTATTTAAAATTCACAGTAAAGCTCTAAAAGAAATTGATAAAATATTAAAAGTGTGCAGTAAAGTGCAGTGA
- a CDS encoding recombinase family protein has protein sequence MVKKVSIIPAKPIAVIKGLAKETKKRVCAYCRISTDTDEQLSSYEAQVTYYEDYIRKRPDWEYAGIYADEGITGTNTKYRAQFNRMIEDAMAGQFNMIITKSISRFARNTLDCLKYVRILKEEGIGVYFEKENIDTMDSKGEVLLTILSSLAQDESRSISENSRWGIVRRFQQGKVRVNHKKFMGYDKDENGELIINEQQTKIVRRIFKEYLEGKSADKIAAGLTKDGILTATGKKKWHPTVITKMLKNEKYCGDALLQKTITVDFLTHKRVKNEGQAPQYYVENSHPAIISKEIFEAVQKEIKRRSELRGFGDKERRTKHSSKYPFSGKIFSSSCGAVYRRKRWGPTNKYKKYVWNCRTRDEEGSKVCSMKAVDEEKLKEAFVRVANKVIKDSDGFIKKMIDNIQKVLNENRNEVKLETIDSKLAELRE, from the coding sequence ATGGTTAAAAAAGTATCCATAATTCCTGCCAAACCTATAGCAGTCATTAAAGGTTTAGCTAAAGAAACAAAGAAGAGAGTATGTGCTTACTGCAGGATTAGTACAGATACTGATGAGCAGTTATCTAGTTATGAGGCTCAGGTTACTTATTATGAAGACTATATTAGAAAAAGACCAGATTGGGAGTATGCAGGAATATATGCAGACGAAGGTATAACTGGAACCAACACAAAATATAGAGCTCAGTTTAACAGAATGATTGAAGATGCAATGGCAGGTCAGTTTAATATGATTATTACCAAATCTATCAGTCGATTTGCAAGAAATACACTTGACTGCCTTAAATATGTAAGGATTTTAAAAGAAGAAGGTATAGGAGTTTATTTTGAAAAAGAAAATATAGATACCATGGATTCAAAGGGAGAAGTGCTACTTACCATTTTAAGCTCCTTGGCCCAAGATGAAAGTCGCTCAATCAGTGAAAACAGCAGGTGGGGGATTGTAAGACGCTTTCAGCAGGGTAAAGTCAGAGTAAACCATAAAAAGTTTATGGGGTATGATAAGGATGAAAATGGAGAGCTTATAATAAATGAGCAGCAGACTAAAATAGTAAGAAGAATTTTTAAAGAATATCTTGAAGGTAAAAGTGCAGATAAAATTGCAGCAGGTCTTACAAAAGATGGCATACTGACTGCTACAGGAAAAAAGAAGTGGCATCCAACGGTTATAACCAAAATGCTTAAGAATGAAAAGTACTGCGGTGATGCACTACTTCAAAAGACAATAACAGTAGATTTTTTAACACATAAGAGAGTGAAGAATGAGGGACAAGCCCCTCAATATTATGTAGAAAACAGCCATCCAGCAATAATAAGCAAAGAAATATTTGAAGCTGTTCAAAAAGAGATTAAAAGACGATCAGAACTTAGAGGTTTTGGTGACAAAGAAAGAAGAACAAAACACAGCAGCAAGTATCCATTTTCAGGGAAAATATTTAGTAGTAGCTGCGGTGCAGTTTATAGAAGGAAGCGTTGGGGACCAACTAATAAATATAAGAAGTATGTTTGGAACTGCAGAACAAGAGATGAAGAAGGTTCTAAAGTTTGTAGTATGAAAGCAGTAGATGAAGAAAAACTGAAAGAAGCGTTTGTTAGAGTGGCTAACAAGGTAATAAAGGATAGTGATGGATTTATAAAGAAAATGATAGACAATATACAAAAAGTGCTAAATGAAAATAGAAATGAAGTAAAATTAGAAACTATAGACTCAAAACTAGCAGAGCTTAGAGAGTAA
- a CDS encoding zinc-ribbon domain-containing protein → MFCKNCGKEIADDAKFCSKCGIELVDKTKKVDGLEDEDVSKDENILSESIKINKKTKRKKIKLKIAIGIISLLFIFIIIITTISNIDNEEVNGKKEYTKFSEKFNQYMLNYLNSNLEEKLENKYLEFLNESDDKLIKDTIANILRDSLNKGDYKKVNEYISKLEKIEKADFNLSEMKNAINQINANIKEIEKIEQEIKSIAEKLTFSKDVIYVEGYVVNQVRYDDTFLGQIANELEDEYIYGITLDRDYNLFWGYLPGESRAVVKSETPLFDGKGPFDMYLVHIGEGNYISGDGFEVTIDEYRPATDEEINAFGNYAYYEESIQTLRSSKDRMINEIELARKKIENCLKTSKSETAEEKAEMEKPKEAENKKTEAYVKERIKELVPDNWNSNYDNENYLVLHSKNGLKLSTTIKRGYSKIADILDEENMDLRDFQEISQDELFKDPGPWPYSYSNLNIDGTKEALYMSVGSDGSFLTRFYVLYDNLLVEFKIDENYWDDGYDFNYTKEFYKEILKIIKMI, encoded by the coding sequence ATGTTTTGTAAAAATTGTGGAAAAGAAATAGCTGATGATGCTAAATTTTGTTCAAAATGTGGTATTGAGTTAGTGGATAAGACTAAAAAAGTGGACGGGCTAGAAGATGAAGATGTATCAAAAGATGAAAACATTTTAAGTGAATCTATTAAAATTAATAAAAAAACTAAAAGAAAAAAGATAAAACTAAAGATAGCTATAGGGATAATTTCTTTGTTGTTTATATTTATAATAATTATCACTACTATTTCCAATATTGATAATGAAGAAGTCAATGGGAAAAAAGAATATACTAAGTTTTCAGAGAAATTTAACCAATATATGCTAAATTATTTGAATTCAAATCTTGAAGAAAAATTGGAGAATAAATATTTAGAATTTCTTAATGAATCTGATGATAAATTAATTAAAGATACAATCGCTAATATTTTAAGGGATAGTTTAAATAAAGGAGATTATAAGAAAGTCAATGAATATATTAGTAAATTAGAAAAAATAGAAAAGGCAGATTTTAATTTATCAGAGATGAAAAATGCAATTAATCAAATTAATGCTAATATTAAAGAGATTGAAAAAATTGAGCAAGAAATAAAATCTATTGCTGAAAAATTGACGTTTTCAAAAGATGTAATATATGTAGAAGGCTATGTAGTTAATCAAGTAAGATATGATGACACTTTCTTAGGACAGATAGCAAATGAATTAGAAGATGAATACATATATGGTATCACATTAGATAGAGATTATAATCTTTTTTGGGGCTATCTTCCAGGTGAATCTCGAGCAGTAGTAAAGTCTGAAACTCCATTATTTGACGGCAAAGGTCCCTTTGATATGTACTTAGTTCATATCGGTGAAGGTAATTATATTTCAGGAGATGGATTTGAAGTCACTATAGATGAGTACAGACCTGCAACAGACGAAGAAATAAATGCCTTTGGGAATTACGCTTATTATGAAGAAAGTATACAAACATTGAGATCATCTAAAGATAGAATGATAAATGAAATCGAGTTAGCACGTAAAAAAATTGAAAATTGTTTAAAGACATCAAAAAGTGAGACTGCAGAAGAAAAAGCAGAGATGGAAAAACCAAAAGAAGCAGAAAATAAAAAAACAGAAGCATATGTTAAAGAAAGAATTAAAGAGTTAGTTCCAGATAATTGGAATAGCAATTATGATAATGAAAATTATTTAGTGCTGCATTCAAAAAATGGTTTAAAATTATCTACAACTATAAAAAGAGGGTATTCTAAAATTGCTGATATTTTAGATGAAGAAAATATGGATTTAAGGGATTTTCAAGAAATTAGTCAAGATGAATTATTTAAAGATCCTGGTCCATGGCCATATTCATATTCAAATCTAAATATTGATGGCACCAAGGAGGCATTATATATGTCAGTAGGTAGCGATGGTAGTTTTTTAACAAGATTTTATGTTTTATACGATAATTTGTTAGTTGAATTTAAGATTGATGAAAATTATTGGGATGATGGTTATGATTTTAATTACACTAAAGAATTTTATAAAGAAATTTTAAAGATAATTAAAATGATATAA